In Desulfovibrio porci, one genomic interval encodes:
- a CDS encoding integrase core domain-containing protein: KRTANLPVWTHRYNFVRPHTALGRKPPASRLSGG; this comes from the coding sequence GAAAAGAACAGCGAACTTGCCGGTCTGGACGCATCGCTACAACTTTGTGCGTCCGCATACGGCTCTTGGCAGAAAACCTCCAGCCTCAAGGCTGAGCGGAGGGTGA